The Nycticebus coucang isolate mNycCou1 chromosome 2, mNycCou1.pri, whole genome shotgun sequence genome includes a window with the following:
- the AQP7 gene encoding aquaporin-7 isoform X3 → MVLGSNKFGTFLGVNLGFGFGVTMGVYMGGDVSGAHMNAAVTFTSCALGRMSWKRFPVYVLGQFLGSFMAAVTIYVLFYSAIIHFSGGQLTVTGPRATAGIFATYLPAYMTLWRGFVDEVVVTAILQLCLFAIGEKKSPEMHGTQPVVIGFLVTVIGISLGMNSGYGINPSRDLPPRFFTYIAGWGQEVFRANENWWWVPVVAPILGAYVGGLVYLVFIGSNTPRAPQGSEDPAAFEDHRTSALPKTTHDSYMASSFAAVSEASTNRASGASPFGPASVTATNRPSVPSSLSPASVAPTNRVLVPTPHPSGSVAPTNRASVHPALSTHDSGHIEHF, encoded by the exons ATGGTTCTAGGAAGCAACAAATTTGGGACCTTCCTCGGTGTCAACTTGGGTTTTGGCTTTGGCGTCACCATGGGCGTGTACATGGGAGGCGACGTCTCTG GGGCCCACATGAATGCGGCAGTGACCTTCACCAGCTGTGCACTAGGCCGCATGTCCTGGAAGAGGTTTCCTGTGTACGTGCTGGGTCAGTTTCTGGGCTCCTTCATGGCTGCTGTCACCATCTATGTCCTCTTCTACT CAGCCATTATCCACTTCTCGGGAGGACAACTGACAGTAACTGGTCCCAGAGCCACTGCTGGCATTTTTGCCACCTATCTTCCTGCATACATGACGTTGTGGCGGGGCTTCGTGGATGAG GTGGTAGTGACGGCGATACTCCAGCTGTGTCTCTTTGCTATCggggaaaagaaaagcccagaaatgCATGGGACACAGCCCGTGGTGATTGGTTTCCTCGTTACCGTCATTGGGATATCCCTAGGCATGAACTCGGGATATGGTATCAATCCCTCCCGGGACCTGCCCCCCCGCTTCTTCACCTACATtgctggctggggccaggaagTCTTCAG GGCTAATGAGAACTGGTGGTGGGTGCCAGTGGTGGCACCAATTCTGGGTGCCTACGTAGGTGGCCTTGTCTACCTGGTCTTCATCGGCTCCAATACCCCACGGGCACCTCAAGGATCTGAAGACCCTGCAGCATTTGAAGACCACAGGACAAGTGCATTGCCCAAGACCACCCATGATTCATACATGGCTTCTTCCTTCGCCGCTGTCTCTGAGGCTTCTACCAACAGAGCTTCAGGTGCCTCTCCCTTTGGCCCTGCTTCTGTGACTGCTACCAACAGACCTTCagtcccctcttccctctcccctgcctctgTGGCCCCTACCAACAGAGTTTTagtccccactccccacccctctgGGTCTGTGGCCCCTACCAACAGAGCTTCAGTCCATCCCGCCCTGTCCACACATGACTCTGGGCACATAGAGCACTTCTAA
- the AQP7 gene encoding aquaporin-7 isoform X1, which produces MTQVVTQRRPTRSSKMVSSSAAMRIKRALRKKLVREFLSEFLSTYVMMVFGLGSVAHMVLGSNKFGTFLGVNLGFGFGVTMGVYMGGDVSGAHMNAAVTFTSCALGRMSWKRFPVYVLGQFLGSFMAAVTIYVLFYSAIIHFSGGQLTVTGPRATAGIFATYLPAYMTLWRGFVDEVVVTAILQLCLFAIGEKKSPEMHGTQPVVIGFLVTVIGISLGMNSGYGINPSRDLPPRFFTYIAGWGQEVFRANENWWWVPVVAPILGAYVGGLVYLVFIGSNTPRAPQGSEDPAAFEDHRTSALPKTTHDSYMASSFAAVSEASTNRASGASPFGPASVTATNRPSVPSSLSPASVAPTNRVLVPTPHPSGSVAPTNRASVHPALSTHDSGHIEHF; this is translated from the exons atgactcaAGTAGTCACTCAGAGGCG GCCCACCCGTAGTTCCAAGATGGTATCCAGTTCAGCAGCAATGAGGATAAAACGAGCCCTGAGGAAGAAGTTGGTGCGGGAGTTCCTGTCAGAGTTCTTGAGCACGTATGTCATGATG GTGTTTGGCCTCGGTTCTGTGGCCCATATGGTTCTAGGAAGCAACAAATTTGGGACCTTCCTCGGTGTCAACTTGGGTTTTGGCTTTGGCGTCACCATGGGCGTGTACATGGGAGGCGACGTCTCTG GGGCCCACATGAATGCGGCAGTGACCTTCACCAGCTGTGCACTAGGCCGCATGTCCTGGAAGAGGTTTCCTGTGTACGTGCTGGGTCAGTTTCTGGGCTCCTTCATGGCTGCTGTCACCATCTATGTCCTCTTCTACT CAGCCATTATCCACTTCTCGGGAGGACAACTGACAGTAACTGGTCCCAGAGCCACTGCTGGCATTTTTGCCACCTATCTTCCTGCATACATGACGTTGTGGCGGGGCTTCGTGGATGAG GTGGTAGTGACGGCGATACTCCAGCTGTGTCTCTTTGCTATCggggaaaagaaaagcccagaaatgCATGGGACACAGCCCGTGGTGATTGGTTTCCTCGTTACCGTCATTGGGATATCCCTAGGCATGAACTCGGGATATGGTATCAATCCCTCCCGGGACCTGCCCCCCCGCTTCTTCACCTACATtgctggctggggccaggaagTCTTCAG GGCTAATGAGAACTGGTGGTGGGTGCCAGTGGTGGCACCAATTCTGGGTGCCTACGTAGGTGGCCTTGTCTACCTGGTCTTCATCGGCTCCAATACCCCACGGGCACCTCAAGGATCTGAAGACCCTGCAGCATTTGAAGACCACAGGACAAGTGCATTGCCCAAGACCACCCATGATTCATACATGGCTTCTTCCTTCGCCGCTGTCTCTGAGGCTTCTACCAACAGAGCTTCAGGTGCCTCTCCCTTTGGCCCTGCTTCTGTGACTGCTACCAACAGACCTTCagtcccctcttccctctcccctgcctctgTGGCCCCTACCAACAGAGTTTTagtccccactccccacccctctgGGTCTGTGGCCCCTACCAACAGAGCTTCAGTCCATCCCGCCCTGTCCACACATGACTCTGGGCACATAGAGCACTTCTAA
- the AQP7 gene encoding aquaporin-7 isoform X2, whose protein sequence is MTQVVTQRRPTRSSKMVSSSAAMRIKRALRKKLVREFLSEFLSTYVMMVFGLGSVAHMVLGSNKFGTFLGVNLGFGFGVTMGVYMGGDVSGAHMNAAVTFTSCALGRMSWKRFPVYVLGQFLGSFMAAVTIYVLFYSIIHFSGGQLTVTGPRATAGIFATYLPAYMTLWRGFVDEVVVTAILQLCLFAIGEKKSPEMHGTQPVVIGFLVTVIGISLGMNSGYGINPSRDLPPRFFTYIAGWGQEVFRANENWWWVPVVAPILGAYVGGLVYLVFIGSNTPRAPQGSEDPAAFEDHRTSALPKTTHDSYMASSFAAVSEASTNRASGASPFGPASVTATNRPSVPSSLSPASVAPTNRVLVPTPHPSGSVAPTNRASVHPALSTHDSGHIEHF, encoded by the exons atgactcaAGTAGTCACTCAGAGGCG GCCCACCCGTAGTTCCAAGATGGTATCCAGTTCAGCAGCAATGAGGATAAAACGAGCCCTGAGGAAGAAGTTGGTGCGGGAGTTCCTGTCAGAGTTCTTGAGCACGTATGTCATGATG GTGTTTGGCCTCGGTTCTGTGGCCCATATGGTTCTAGGAAGCAACAAATTTGGGACCTTCCTCGGTGTCAACTTGGGTTTTGGCTTTGGCGTCACCATGGGCGTGTACATGGGAGGCGACGTCTCTG GGGCCCACATGAATGCGGCAGTGACCTTCACCAGCTGTGCACTAGGCCGCATGTCCTGGAAGAGGTTTCCTGTGTACGTGCTGGGTCAGTTTCTGGGCTCCTTCATGGCTGCTGTCACCATCTATGTCCTCTTCTACT CCATTATCCACTTCTCGGGAGGACAACTGACAGTAACTGGTCCCAGAGCCACTGCTGGCATTTTTGCCACCTATCTTCCTGCATACATGACGTTGTGGCGGGGCTTCGTGGATGAG GTGGTAGTGACGGCGATACTCCAGCTGTGTCTCTTTGCTATCggggaaaagaaaagcccagaaatgCATGGGACACAGCCCGTGGTGATTGGTTTCCTCGTTACCGTCATTGGGATATCCCTAGGCATGAACTCGGGATATGGTATCAATCCCTCCCGGGACCTGCCCCCCCGCTTCTTCACCTACATtgctggctggggccaggaagTCTTCAG GGCTAATGAGAACTGGTGGTGGGTGCCAGTGGTGGCACCAATTCTGGGTGCCTACGTAGGTGGCCTTGTCTACCTGGTCTTCATCGGCTCCAATACCCCACGGGCACCTCAAGGATCTGAAGACCCTGCAGCATTTGAAGACCACAGGACAAGTGCATTGCCCAAGACCACCCATGATTCATACATGGCTTCTTCCTTCGCCGCTGTCTCTGAGGCTTCTACCAACAGAGCTTCAGGTGCCTCTCCCTTTGGCCCTGCTTCTGTGACTGCTACCAACAGACCTTCagtcccctcttccctctcccctgcctctgTGGCCCCTACCAACAGAGTTTTagtccccactccccacccctctgGGTCTGTGGCCCCTACCAACAGAGCTTCAGTCCATCCCGCCCTGTCCACACATGACTCTGGGCACATAGAGCACTTCTAA
- the LOC128570924 gene encoding cyclic AMP-dependent transcription factor ATF-4-like yields MTEMSFLSSEVLAGDLMSLFDQSGLGAEESLDLLDDYLEVAKHFKPHGFSSDKAKAGSSEWLAVDGLVSASNNGKEDAFSGTDWMLEKMDLKEFDFDALLGMDDLETMPDELLATLDDTCDLFAPLVQETNKEPPQTVNPIGHLPESLTKTDQVAPFTFLQPLPLSPGVLSPTPDHSFSLELGSEVDISEGDRKPDSTAYITIIPQCVKEEDTPSDNDSGICMSPESYLGSPQHSPSTSRGSPNRSLPSPGVLCGSVRPKPYDPPGEKIVATKVKGEKLDKKLKKMEQNKTAATRYRQKKRAEQEALAGECKELEKKNEALKEKADSLAKEIQYLKDLIEEVRKARGKKRVP; encoded by the coding sequence ATGACCGAGATGAGCTTCCTGAGCAGCGAGGTGTTGGCGGGGGACTTGATGTCCCTCTTCGACCAGTCGGGTTTGGGGGCTGAAGAAAGCCTAGATCTCTTAGATGATTACCTGGAGGTGGCCAAGCACTTCAAACCTCATGGGTTCTCCAGTGACAAGGCTAAGGCGGGCTCCTCCGAATGGCTGGCTGTGGATGGGTTGGTCAGTGCCTCCAACAATGGCAAGGAGGATGCCTTCTCTGGGACAGATTGGATGTTGGAGAAAATGGATCTGAAGGAGTTTGACTTTGATGCCCTGTTGGGTATGGATGACCTGGAAACCATGCCAGATGAGCTTTTGGCCACTTTGGATGACACGTGTGATCTCTTTGCCCCCCTAGTCCAGGAGACTAATAAGGAGCCCCCGCAGACAGTGAACCCAATTGGCCATCTCCCAGAAAGTTTAACAAAAACCGATCAGGTTGCCCCCTTCACCTTCTTGCAACCTCTTCCCTTATCCCCAGGGGTTCTGTCCCCTACTCCAGATCATTCCTTTAGTTTAGAGCTGGGCAGCGAAGTGGATATCTCTGAAGGAGATAGAAAGCCAGACTCTACTGCTTACATTACCATAATTCCTCAGTGTGTAAAGGAGGAAGACACCCCCTCAGATAATGACAGTGGCATCTGTATGAGCCCAGAGTCCTATCTGGGCTCTCCCCAGCATAGCCCCTCTACCTCCAGGGGCTCTCCAAATAGGAGCCTGCCATCTCCAGGTGTCCTCTGTGGCTCTGTCCGCCCTAAACCTTATGATCCTCCTGGAGAGAAAATagtagcaacaaaagtaaagggTGAGAAGCTAGATAAGAAGctgaaaaaaatggaacaaaacaaGACTGCAGCCACTAGGTACCGCCAGAAGAAGAGAGCAGAGCAGGAAGCCCTTGCTGGTGAATGCAAAGAGCTGGAAAAGAAGAACGAGGCTCTGAAAGAGAAGGCAGATTCCCTGGCCAAGGAGATCCAGTACCTGAAAGATTTGATTGAAGAGGTCCGCAAAGCAAGGGGGAAGAAAAGGGTCCCCTAA